In Cellulomonas sp. Y8, the genomic stretch CCCTCGCGCCCACGCGGCGGCCGCCCCTACGGTAGGGCGATGGGGCGGCTGATCTACTCGATGTTCACCTCGCTCGACGGCTACGCGGCGGACGCGTCCGGCAGCAGCGACTGGGGCGGCGCGCTGGACCCGGCGCTGCACGACTTCATCTCGGAGCAGACGCGGTCCGTCGGGACGTACCTGTACGGCCGCCGCATGTACGAGACGATGTCGTTCTGGGAGACGGCGCTGGAGGCACCGGACCCGCCCGAGTTCGTCCGCACCTACGCCGCGGTGTGGCAGGCGGCGGACAAGGTCGTCTACTCCTCGACGCTCGCGGAGCCGACCACGGCGCGGACCACGGTCGAGCGTTCGTTCGACCCCGAGGCCGTGCGCACCTGGGTCGCGGGGCTCGACCACGACGTCACCGTCGACGGCCCGACGCTCGCGGCGCACGCCCTGCGGGCGGGCATCGTCGACGAGGTGCAGCCGTACCTCGCGCCGGTGTCGGTGGGCGGCGGGCTGCGGTTCTGGCCGGACGGCGTGCCGCTCGACCTGGAGCTGCTGGAGCAGCGCGGGTTCGGCAACGGGACGCTGTGGCTGCGCTACGCGGTGCGCCGGGGCTGAGGTGTCGCGGCCCGCACGCCCGGTGACCCGGCCGGGTGCTTGACGCCCGGTCGCGCCCGCGGGACCGTGGTCGCGCCGGTCCAGGGGAGGAGGGCGACGATGCGGTCGCTGCGGTGCACGGTCGGACGGCACGCCTGGCGCGTGCGGCGGAACCCGGAGAAGGGCGGCGCGCAGGCGCTGTACGAAGTCTGCGCGCGGTGCGGGCGCGACCGGCCCGTGTTCGAGCAGGGCGACGGCAGCGGTCTGGCCGTGCTGGGGCTCGGCGGGACGGCGGGTCCGGGGGCGGGCCCGGCCTGAGCCCCGGCGCGCCCGTTCCTCAGGCGTGCAGGCCGAAGTCGGCCGCGTACGCCGGGTCGGTGATCGCCGGCCGGGTCAGGGAGAACAGCCCGATGTCGTGCGGTGTGGACCCGGCTGTCACCAGGTCCGCCAGCACGGACCCGACCAGGCTCGCGAACTTGCCGCCGTGCCCCGCGCCGTTGAACACCGCGACGTGCGGGTGCCCCGGCACGGTGTCCAGCACGAACTCCCGGTCCGGCGGCATGTCGTACACGCACACGGCGCTGCGCAGGGCGGGGCCCGCGGCGGCGGGCAGGTGCCGGGCGAGGAACTCCCGGGACCGCTCGGTCGTCGCCGGGTCGGCGCGGTGCGTGCGGCCCTCGCTGGTGACGAAATGCCCGCGCATGTCCCGGGCGATCTTGACCGCGGCCTCGCCGTAGACGGGGAAGCCGTACATGACCTCGTCGCCGTGCCACACCCAGATGGGGAACCGGTCGGGCGTGAAGTCGGTCAGCCGGGAGGACGCGACGTAGTCGACCTGCTCCTCGGACAGCGTGAGCCGGAAGTCGAGCCCCAGGTCCGGCATGAGGTCGCCGAGCCAGGACGCCGCGGCGACGACCAGGCCGCCCGCCTCGACGTCGCCCGCCGAGGTCCGGACCGTGACGCCGCCGTCCCGGACGTCGACCCCCGTGACCCGGGTGTGCGGCCAGAACTCGACGCCCGCCGCCAGCGCCAGCGACGTGTGCGCGGAGACCGAGCGGCGGATGTCGATCAGCCCCGCGTCCGCCTGGTGCAGCGCCGTGGTGCCGTCGGGCACCTGCCACTGGGGGTGGCGGGCGCGCAGGTCGGCGGTGGACAGGTCCTCGAAGGACGCCCCGGCCGCGGTCATCGCGTCCCGGAACACGGCGAGGCGGTCGGCGCCGTCGGCGGTCGGCGGGGCGAGGTCGAGACCGCCGGTGCGCGTGAAGACCTGCAGGCCCGACTCGCGCTCGACCCGGTCCCACGCGGCGTACATCGCGTCGGTCAGGTGCACGTACTCGGGCCGGTGGTAGGACCGCCGGATGATCCGGGAGTGGTCGCCGGACGAGCCGAGCGAGTTCACCAGGTCGAACTGCTCGACGACCAGCACCCGCTCCGCGCCCGCGCGGGCGAGCCAGTAGGCGGCGGCCGAGCCGACCGCGCCGGCCCCGATGACGACGTGCGAGTAGGTGCGTGCCACGCGCCGCACGCTAGCCCGCGCGGCACCCGGCGGGCGAGGGGCGTCCACGCGGCGCGCGCCAGCCGCCCGCGGCGGTCGACGCGTCGCCGGCGCCGGTCGGGGCCGGCACCCGCACCCGGCGACGATGCCCCCGGCCGCGGGTCAGCCCCGCAGGTAGCCGTCCAGCCAGTCGAACACCCGCTGGTCGGTCAGCGCGCGGGCCAGCGGCTGGCAGTGGCCGTCCGCGCCCTCGGCGGCGGTGAACGGCGCCAGCGTCGACACCGACGGGGTCAGCGCCGCGAGCCGCTGCGACTGCCCGGGCCAGAACGGCTCACCCTCGGGGTCGGTGATGAGCAGCGGCGTCGTGATGCGGTCGGCCACGTCCGCGACGTCGTACCGGCGCACCTCCCGCAGCGTCGCCGCGTAGCCGTCCGCGCCGTAGGGCCGGGCGCGGAACCGCCAGGTCCGGGCGGTCGTCCGGGACAGCTTCATGCCGAGCTCCATGTCCCGGTCGAACGCGTGGTACTCGCCCTTGTCGAGCAGCTTGAGCAGGCTGCCGGGCACCTCGTGCTCCCAGGACGCGGCGACGGACACCACCCCGGGGTCGAGGACCGCGGCGACCGGTCGGTGCTCGAAGGCCAGCGCCCGCGCGACCCAGTACCCGGCCTGGCTCACGCCGTAGACGGCGACCCGGTCGCCGTCTACCTCGGGGCGCGCGACGACGGCGTCCAGCACCGGCGTCAGCACCTTCTCCCAGTCCGGGCGGAACGGCACGCCGCGCTCGAACAGCAGCGACTGCTGCCCGGGGCCGTCGAACACCAGCGCGTGGTAGCCGCGGGCGAGCGCCCCGGCGACGCACTCGACCCACAGCGACGTCAGCGAGCCGTCGCTGCCGTTGACGGCCACGACCGTCGGGCGCGGGCCGTCGCCGGGCGCGCGGAACAGGTAGCCGGGCAGCGCGTCGCCCTCGTACGGGACGGACACCCGGACGACGTCGAGGTCGGCGTGGTCGACCCACGCGTCCCAGGCGCGGCGGTGCGCGCGGAACGTGGGCAGCAGGTCGTCCTCCGACTCGAGCGCCGCCACGGCGTTCACCGCGACCGCGAGGTACGCCGACGCGCGCAGGTACGCCGAGGCCGCGCTGACCCGGTGCCCGCCCGCGGCGGACGCGTCGCCCTGCGCGGCGACGCGCTCGCCGAGGTCCCGCCACGCCGCGAACCACGCGTCGTGGTCTTGCTTGGCGTGCACGTCCGCGACCGCGGCCAGCACCTCGCCGACGTCGGCGGCGCCGTGCACCGCGCGGCCGAGCGTGCTGCGGATGACCTCGTCGCGGTCGGCCTCGGGGGAGAACCGGGTCGGGTGCGTGCGGTGGCCGGGCATGGTGGGTCCCTCCGGGAGCGGTGGTCGGGTCGCGCCCCACGGTCCTCCGGGTCCGGGGCCCGCCGCCTCATCCGCCGCGGTCGATCCGCCTCAGCCCGCGCGCTGCTCCAGCACCGCCCGCACCCGCGCGGTGTCCGCGTCGGTCCACCCGTCCGGCGCCGCGACGGCCACCCAGCCGTCGAGCGTGAGCGCGTCGTAGTTGTGCCCGTGGCCGTCCGGCACCGACTTGGAGTTCACCAGGTCGAACGTCAGCTGCCAGAACGTCACCAGCGGGTACCAGGTCATGGTCAGGCCGCCCTCGCCGGTGTGCGGCTCGGCGAGCCAGTCCGGGCGACTGAGCAGCAGGTCCGGGCCCCACCAGACGATCGGGTCGGACGCGTGCTGCAGGTACAGCACCCGTGGGTCCTCCCAGGCGGTCGGCGGGGTCGCCATCTGGTCGGTGTCGCCGGCGAAGCGCACGAGCAGGCCGCTCGCGTACACCGGCGCCGCGGACGTGGTGCCGGGGTCGCGCCGCTCCATGAGCGCGTGCCACACCGGGTTGGAGTTCGGCGGGCCGACCCAGAGCACGCCGTCGGTGCGCGCACGGATGTCGGCGAGCGAGTCGTAGGCGCTCTCCGAGCCGTACGAGCCGAGGCTCTCGCCGTAGGCCAGCAGCTCCGGGCGGTCGTCGGCGGGGAGCTCGGCCACGCGGGCCTCGACGGCGGCGGCGAGCGCCTGCGCCTCGTCGGCGGCGCGGGACCGGTCGACCAGGAACGACAGCCAGCTCGGCAGGTAGGAGTACTGCGTGGCGACGGTCGCGGTGTCGCCGCCGTGCATCAGCTCCAGCGCGGAGACCGCGGCGTCGTTGACCCAGCCGCTGCCGGTCGTGGTGACGACCAGGAGGACCGCGCGGTCGAACGCCCCGGCGCGCTCGAGGTCGTCGACCGCCAGGGCGGCGCGGCCCTCGGCGGTGTCGGCGCTGTCCAGGCCCGCGTAGACCCGGACCGGCGTGGTGGTCGAGCCGTCGGGGGAGGCGGCCGCCAGCTCGTCGGCGGTGGGGCCCTCGGCCACGAACCGGCGACCCTCCCGGCCGAGGGTGTCCCACGGCACCAGCGACTCCGGCGACCCGGAGCGCTCGACCGCCTCCGGCTGCGTGACGCCGGGGTGGTCCCGGGTGTTCGCGAGGGCGAACGCGCCGTCGGCCGCGGACAGCGCCCGCCCGAGCAGCACGTCGTTGACCAGCACGACCGTCAGCACCGCCACCAGCACGACGGCCACCGCGCCGGCGAGCAGCCGCGGGAACCGCAGCCAGCGCCGCAGCCCGCGCTCGAGCCGCAGGCCCACCCAGCGCAGCCCGCGGGCGAGCAGCACGAACGCCGCCGCGACCAGCACCAGCAGCGGCCCGGCGCGGAGCCAGTCGCCGGTGCTCGGCCCGGGCATGCCGATCGCCGCGGTCATCTCCCGCTGCCACCGCGCGCCGTTCACCAGCGCCAGGAGGAGCCCGCCCACGACGGCGACGGCGAGGGCGGGGACGAGCCACGGCAGCACGGCCGTCCGCACCCGCGGCGGCACCCGGTGGCGACCGGCCGCCATGAGACGTCGCCAGGCGGGCACGTGCCGCAGCGCCCAGGCGAGCGCGACGCCGAGCCCGTACCCCAGCGCCGCCGAGATGCCGGACACCAGGGCCTGGAACAGCCAGTCGCGGGGGAGCAGCGACGGGGTCATGGCGAGCATCGCGAACAGGGTGCCGCCGACGACGCCTGCGGGGCTCGGCGGCCGGGGCCGGTGCCGGTGGCGGACCGGGGCGGGCCCGGCGCCGGGTGCCGCGGGCTCGGCGCCGGGTGGGACGGGCGGCGCGGTCGCGGCGTCGGGCTCCGTCCCGGGGCCCGGCTCCGTCCCGCGGCCCGGGTCCGGGGCCGGCGTCGGGGCCGGGTTGGCTGCCGGCTGCGTCATGGGGCGGGTCCCTTCCTGGCGTGCCGCGGGAGCGCGCGGTGGGCCCGTCGCCGTCGGTCTGGCCCCGATCGTCCCAGACCCGAGCCGCGGGTGCGCGACCCGCGGCGGGTGGGTCGCGCACCCGGCCGCGAGGTGGGCGACACTGGGCCCGCCCCACCCGCGCTCCCAGGAGGTCCACCCGTGGCCACGCCCCCGCTGCCGTCCGACGCCGTCGAGATGCTCCGCCGCCCGAACCCCGCCGTGATGGCGACGCTGCGCTCGGACGGCACGCCGGTGTCCGCCGCGACCTGGTACCTGTGGCGCGAGGACGGCCGGGTGCTGCTCAACCTCGACGGCACGCGCGTCCGGCTGAAGCACCTGCGCCGGGACCCGCGGGTGACGCTCACCGTCCTGGACTCGGACGACTGGTACACGCACGTCACCCTCGTCGGGCGGGTCGTCGAGATCACCGAGGACGCCGACCGGTCGGGCATCGACGCGCTCTCCGAGCACTACACCGGGCACCCGTACCCGGACCGGGAGAACCCGCGGTTCTCGGCGGTCGTCGAGGTCGAGCGCTGGCACGGCTGGGGCGCCCACCAGAGCTGACGCCCGCGCTCGCGCCTCAGGCCGCCGCGGGCTCGCGGAGCATCGCCCAGGGGCGGGGGCCCCGCACCGGGACCGGGCCCGTCGCCACGAACCCGAACCGCTCGTAGAGCCGGCGGCTCGCGTCGGTCGTCGCCTCCAGGTAGGCCGGCAGACCCGCCGCGTCGACGCGCGCCAGCCCGTGCCGGAGCAGCGCCGAGCCGACGCCGAGCCCGCGCGCGTCCGGCCCCACGGCGATCTCCTCCAGGTACCAGTGCGGCCGCCGGGGCCGGTGCCGCTCGTACCGCGCCATCTGCGCCGCGGCGGTGGGCAGGTGCCGCAGCCCGATCGCCCGCACGACCGCCGGCAGCTGCCGCAGGCGCTCGCCGAGCGGGGCGCCCGGGCCCGGGGCGTGCCACACCGCCACCCCGAGCACCGGACCGCCCGGCTCGGCGCGCGCCACGTCGACCGAGCCGCCCGGCAGCGGGCCGGACCGCAGCTGCGCGACGTGCATCGCGACCAGCCGGGCGGTGCGGTCGCGGTCGCCGGGGAC encodes the following:
- a CDS encoding dihydrofolate reductase family protein encodes the protein MGRLIYSMFTSLDGYAADASGSSDWGGALDPALHDFISEQTRSVGTYLYGRRMYETMSFWETALEAPDPPEFVRTYAAVWQAADKVVYSSTLAEPTTARTTVERSFDPEAVRTWVAGLDHDVTVDGPTLAAHALRAGIVDEVQPYLAPVSVGGGLRFWPDGVPLDLELLEQRGFGNGTLWLRYAVRRG
- the solA gene encoding N-methyl-L-tryptophan oxidase, which gives rise to MARTYSHVVIGAGAVGSAAAYWLARAGAERVLVVEQFDLVNSLGSSGDHSRIIRRSYHRPEYVHLTDAMYAAWDRVERESGLQVFTRTGGLDLAPPTADGADRLAVFRDAMTAAGASFEDLSTADLRARHPQWQVPDGTTALHQADAGLIDIRRSVSAHTSLALAAGVEFWPHTRVTGVDVRDGGVTVRTSAGDVEAGGLVVAAASWLGDLMPDLGLDFRLTLSEEQVDYVASSRLTDFTPDRFPIWVWHGDEVMYGFPVYGEAAVKIARDMRGHFVTSEGRTHRADPATTERSREFLARHLPAAAGPALRSAVCVYDMPPDREFVLDTVPGHPHVAVFNGAGHGGKFASLVGSVLADLVTAGSTPHDIGLFSLTRPAITDPAYAADFGLHA
- a CDS encoding S9 family peptidase translates to MPGHRTHPTRFSPEADRDEVIRSTLGRAVHGAADVGEVLAAVADVHAKQDHDAWFAAWRDLGERVAAQGDASAAGGHRVSAASAYLRASAYLAVAVNAVAALESEDDLLPTFRAHRRAWDAWVDHADLDVVRVSVPYEGDALPGYLFRAPGDGPRPTVVAVNGSDGSLTSLWVECVAGALARGYHALVFDGPGQQSLLFERGVPFRPDWEKVLTPVLDAVVARPEVDGDRVAVYGVSQAGYWVARALAFEHRPVAAVLDPGVVSVAASWEHEVPGSLLKLLDKGEYHAFDRDMELGMKLSRTTARTWRFRARPYGADGYAATLREVRRYDVADVADRITTPLLITDPEGEPFWPGQSQRLAALTPSVSTLAPFTAAEGADGHCQPLARALTDQRVFDWLDGYLRG
- a CDS encoding alpha/beta-hydrolase family protein, translating into MTQPAANPAPTPAPDPGRGTEPGPGTEPDAATAPPVPPGAEPAAPGAGPAPVRHRHRPRPPSPAGVVGGTLFAMLAMTPSLLPRDWLFQALVSGISAALGYGLGVALAWALRHVPAWRRLMAAGRHRVPPRVRTAVLPWLVPALAVAVVGGLLLALVNGARWQREMTAAIGMPGPSTGDWLRAGPLLVLVAAAFVLLARGLRWVGLRLERGLRRWLRFPRLLAGAVAVVLVAVLTVVLVNDVLLGRALSAADGAFALANTRDHPGVTQPEAVERSGSPESLVPWDTLGREGRRFVAEGPTADELAAASPDGSTTTPVRVYAGLDSADTAEGRAALAVDDLERAGAFDRAVLLVVTTTGSGWVNDAAVSALELMHGGDTATVATQYSYLPSWLSFLVDRSRAADEAQALAAAVEARVAELPADDRPELLAYGESLGSYGSESAYDSLADIRARTDGVLWVGPPNSNPVWHALMERRDPGTTSAAPVYASGLLVRFAGDTDQMATPPTAWEDPRVLYLQHASDPIVWWGPDLLLSRPDWLAEPHTGEGGLTMTWYPLVTFWQLTFDLVNSKSVPDGHGHNYDALTLDGWVAVAAPDGWTDADTARVRAVLEQRAG
- a CDS encoding PPOX class F420-dependent oxidoreductase → MATPPLPSDAVEMLRRPNPAVMATLRSDGTPVSAATWYLWREDGRVLLNLDGTRVRLKHLRRDPRVTLTVLDSDDWYTHVTLVGRVVEITEDADRSGIDALSEHYTGHPYPDRENPRFSAVVEVERWHGWGAHQS
- a CDS encoding N-acetyltransferase; this translates as MSVVVETARPDEAAACARLLADALGDDPVIRAMVPGDRDRTARLVAMHVAQLRSGPLPGGSVDVARAEPGGPVLGVAVWHAPGPGAPLGERLRQLPAVVRAIGLRHLPTAAAQMARYERHRPRRPHWYLEEIAVGPDARGLGVGSALLRHGLARVDAAGLPAYLEATTDASRRLYERFGFVATGPVPVRGPRPWAMLREPAAA